Proteins encoded by one window of Micromonospora coxensis:
- a CDS encoding non-ribosomal peptide synthetase, with the protein MTDILSISAVDGETLPWPEATLADLIAAQAARTPDAVAVRQWDDRLTYAELVGQAAGLAAALRARGVGRHTRVGVCGRRRPRLVVDVLGVLLAGGCYVPVEPDGPRERLREILADAQVSLLVGDAATELTEAADLPGVEVVESAGPAPLAPCPARPGDPAYVLFTSGSTGRPKGVLTSHRNLVEFVTGCAAVSDADAGVRSLGIASLGFDVSVMDLFLPLLLGGAVQLVGAEDRADPVRLARFITAHEVNWGFITPIVLSLLDPAEVPGWRTVFCGGEAVPAELAARWAPGRRFINGYGPTETTVLALTGELTGAESDPVPIGLPLPNHRAYVVDAELRAVPPGETGELLIGGPGLADGYLHRPGLTAERFVPDPFSGLPGERLYRTGDLVRQAPDGRIVYLGRADRQVKIRGQRIELGEVEAVLAGVPGVDRVVVEAVSGPAGAELVAVLTPADAPDDETIRGYARTRLTAAMLPARLLRRDDLPVSPVTGKLDRPALRALALAALHTGPDDPTGPADPTDPTGPADPVTRTATRIWARLLGAVPGPDTDFLAAGGNSIAAMRLVAALRAELGRHVDTRDVLTGRTFGGLVARLRTAAPAEAEELRTGNPPTLSPPQRRLWFVDQLAPSSAPYNIAVAHRLSGPLDIAALGVALRAVAERHDVLRWRIPQTAGVPYAVCEEPTDVAVPVVDLTGSADAEAELAGMLAAGAAHAFDLATGPPWQVTVYRLGAEAHVLAMTLHHAVFDGWSEAVLYDDLAAAYAAAVTGAPPTLPPLAATYADYAVWRAERDRRRGAADLAWWTEHLRGVPTVLELPRDRPRPAVQTYAGAESAVTLSAAADRAVRALAARRGTTVATVLLAGFAELLRRLTGGDDHVIGAIVADRRVAAFDDVVGFFIDTVPVRLRTGGAGFGELVDRCAAELHEVTAHPGAPLERVVEALGVGRDTSRAPLVQVLFNVLNFAAPRLTLTGLTGAPVPVPKPGSPFDITVYVVESDGRLGVEVVHNPDLFDADRIDALLADLAELVGALAADPDAPADAVAAALPRPTVRTAQLGAMTVAATEPPRAPLPAGPGGLTDTEELIAGIWREVLERDQVGVTDNFFDIGGHSLALAAVHARLTAATGRSITMLDLFRHPTIRALAANLDGAADRPELARAALRAAARRSRTRRNPPRRPGGTA; encoded by the coding sequence GTGACCGACATCCTGTCCATCAGCGCCGTCGACGGGGAGACCCTGCCGTGGCCGGAGGCGACCCTGGCCGACCTGATCGCCGCCCAGGCCGCCCGCACCCCGGACGCGGTCGCGGTGCGCCAGTGGGACGACCGGCTCACCTACGCAGAGCTGGTCGGTCAGGCGGCCGGGCTGGCCGCCGCGCTGCGGGCCCGGGGCGTCGGCCGGCACACCCGGGTCGGGGTCTGCGGCCGACGCCGACCCCGGCTGGTCGTCGACGTCCTCGGGGTGCTCCTGGCGGGTGGCTGCTACGTGCCGGTGGAGCCGGACGGCCCCCGCGAGCGGCTGCGCGAGATCCTCGCCGACGCGCAGGTGTCGCTGCTGGTCGGCGACGCCGCGACCGAGTTGACCGAGGCGGCCGACCTGCCGGGCGTCGAGGTGGTCGAGTCGGCGGGCCCGGCCCCGCTGGCCCCCTGCCCGGCCCGGCCCGGTGACCCCGCGTACGTGCTGTTCACCTCCGGCTCCACCGGCCGGCCCAAGGGGGTGCTGACCTCCCACCGCAACCTGGTCGAGTTCGTCACCGGCTGCGCGGCGGTCAGCGACGCCGACGCCGGGGTGCGCAGCCTCGGCATCGCCTCGCTCGGTTTCGACGTCTCCGTCATGGACCTCTTCCTGCCGCTGCTGCTCGGCGGGGCGGTGCAGCTGGTCGGCGCCGAGGACCGCGCGGACCCGGTCCGGCTCGCCCGGTTCATCACCGCGCACGAGGTGAACTGGGGTTTCATCACCCCGATCGTGCTGTCCCTGCTGGACCCGGCCGAGGTGCCGGGCTGGCGCACGGTGTTCTGCGGCGGCGAGGCGGTCCCCGCCGAGCTGGCCGCCCGCTGGGCGCCGGGGCGGCGTTTCATCAACGGCTACGGCCCGACCGAGACCACCGTGCTGGCGCTCACCGGCGAGCTGACCGGCGCCGAGAGCGACCCGGTGCCGATCGGCCTGCCGCTGCCCAACCACCGGGCGTACGTCGTCGACGCCGAACTGCGCGCGGTGCCGCCGGGGGAGACCGGCGAGCTGTTGATCGGCGGCCCCGGCCTGGCCGACGGCTACCTGCACCGGCCCGGCCTGACCGCCGAGCGGTTCGTCCCCGACCCGTTCTCCGGCCTGCCCGGCGAGCGGCTGTACCGCACCGGTGACCTGGTCCGGCAGGCGCCCGACGGGCGGATCGTCTACCTCGGGCGCGCCGACCGGCAGGTGAAGATCCGGGGCCAGCGCATCGAGCTGGGCGAGGTCGAGGCCGTGCTGGCCGGCGTCCCCGGCGTCGACCGGGTCGTCGTCGAGGCGGTGTCCGGGCCGGCCGGCGCCGAACTGGTCGCGGTCCTCACCCCGGCCGACGCGCCGGACGACGAGACGATCCGGGGGTACGCCCGGACACGGCTGACCGCCGCGATGCTGCCGGCCCGGCTGCTGCGCCGCGACGACCTGCCGGTCAGTCCGGTCACCGGCAAGCTGGACCGGCCGGCGCTGCGCGCCCTGGCCCTGGCCGCGCTGCACACCGGCCCCGACGATCCGACCGGCCCGGCCGATCCGACCGATCCGACCGGCCCGGCCGACCCGGTGACCCGGACGGCGACCCGGATCTGGGCGCGGCTGCTCGGCGCGGTCCCCGGACCGGACACCGACTTCCTCGCCGCGGGCGGCAACTCCATCGCCGCGATGCGCCTGGTCGCCGCGCTCCGCGCCGAGCTGGGCCGGCACGTCGACACCCGGGACGTGCTGACCGGGCGCACCTTCGGCGGCCTGGTCGCCCGGCTGCGTACCGCCGCGCCGGCCGAGGCCGAGGAACTGCGCACCGGCAACCCGCCCACGCTCTCCCCGCCGCAGCGCCGGCTCTGGTTCGTCGACCAGCTCGCCCCCTCCAGCGCCCCGTACAACATCGCCGTCGCGCACCGGCTGAGCGGCCCGCTGGACATCGCCGCGCTGGGCGTGGCGCTGCGGGCCGTCGCCGAGCGGCACGACGTGCTGCGCTGGCGGATCCCGCAGACCGCCGGGGTGCCGTACGCGGTCTGCGAGGAGCCCACCGACGTGGCCGTGCCGGTGGTCGACCTGACCGGCAGCGCCGACGCCGAGGCGGAACTGGCCGGGATGCTCGCCGCCGGCGCCGCGCACGCCTTCGACCTGGCCACCGGGCCGCCCTGGCAGGTGACCGTCTACCGGCTCGGCGCCGAGGCGCACGTGCTGGCGATGACCCTGCACCACGCGGTCTTCGACGGCTGGTCCGAGGCGGTCCTCTACGACGACCTCGCCGCCGCGTACGCCGCGGCCGTCACCGGTGCGCCCCCGACGCTGCCGCCGCTGGCCGCCACGTACGCCGACTACGCGGTGTGGCGGGCCGAGCGGGACCGCCGCCGGGGCGCGGCGGACCTCGCCTGGTGGACCGAGCACCTGCGCGGCGTGCCCACCGTGCTGGAGCTGCCCCGCGACCGGCCCCGCCCGGCGGTGCAGACGTACGCCGGCGCCGAGTCGGCGGTCACCCTCTCCGCGGCCGCCGACCGGGCGGTACGCGCCCTGGCCGCCCGGCGCGGCACCACCGTCGCCACGGTGCTGCTCGCCGGCTTCGCCGAGCTGCTGCGCCGGCTCACCGGCGGCGACGACCACGTGATCGGGGCGATCGTCGCCGACCGCCGGGTGGCCGCGTTCGACGACGTGGTCGGCTTCTTCATCGACACCGTGCCGGTGCGGCTGCGCACCGGCGGGGCCGGCTTCGGTGAGCTGGTCGACCGGTGCGCCGCCGAGCTGCACGAGGTCACCGCCCACCCGGGCGCACCGCTGGAACGGGTCGTGGAGGCCCTCGGCGTCGGCCGCGACACCTCCCGCGCGCCGCTGGTGCAGGTGCTGTTCAACGTGCTCAACTTCGCCGCGCCCCGGCTGACGCTGACCGGGCTGACCGGCGCGCCGGTCCCGGTGCCCAAGCCCGGCTCGCCCTTCGACATCACCGTCTACGTGGTCGAGTCCGACGGCCGCCTCGGCGTCGAGGTGGTGCACAACCCGGACCTGTTCGACGCCGACCGGATCGACGCGCTCCTGGCCGACCTGGCCGAGCTGGTCGGCGCGCTCGCCGCCGACCCGGACGCACCGGCCGACGCGGTCGCCGCCGCGCTGCCCCGGCCCACCGTACGGACGGCGCAGCTCGGCGCGATGACCGTGGCCGCCACCGAGCCGCCCCGCGCCCCGCTGCCGGCCGGCCCGGGCGGGCTGACCGACACCGAGGAGCTGATCGCCGGGATCTGGCGCGAGGTCCTCGAACGCGACCAGGTCGGGGTCACCGACAACTTCTTCGACATCGGCGGGCACTCCCTGGCGCTGGCCGCGGTGCACGCCCGGCTCACCGCCGCCACCGGCCGGTCGATCACGATGCTCGACCTCTTCCGCCACCCCACCATCCGGGCGCTCGCCGCCAACCTCGACGGCGCCGCCGACCGGCCGGAGCTGGCCCGCGCCGCGCTGCGCGCCGCCGCCCGGCGCAGTCGTACCCGCCGCAACCCACCTCGCCGCCCCGGCGGCACCGCGTGA
- a CDS encoding type I polyketide synthase yields the protein MSNPTDTDLPADDGIEPIAIVGLAARLPGAADVNEFWRNLVDGVESVTELTREEQLARGATAEEVDDPGWVNRAPLVDGYDEFDAGLFGMTAREAEITDPQHRLFLESCYTALQDAGYDPARYDGAVGVYAGTGGNTYLHRYVLRNKRVGGGPHSAVSIASGNSPNYVATNVSYRLDLRGPSLTVHTACSTSLVAFHLACEALRNGECDMALAGGVNIELPHVGYLGMDGFTSPDGRCRPFDAAANGTVWGSGVGVTLLKRLSDAIADGDAIRAVVLGNAINNDGAGKVGFTAPSVDGQVEAIAQAVGMAGIDPRTISYVEAHGTGTAMGDPIEVTALSTVYTKDTDDRGWCGIGSVKSNIGHLSQPSGIVSVIKTVLAMEHGLIPPTINYETANPAIDFADTPFYVANTLTKWDTDGTPRRAGVSSFGIGGTNAHVVLEEAPAAYRERRVRPAHLLPVSARTAGALETAVRRLAEHLESATDRGPEYLADVAHTLRVGRRQYPHRVAVVATDLADAVAALRTKRRRQAGVVEGTAPRPAFLFSGQGSQYAGMGAQLYAEEPDFAAAVDECAQLLRPELGLDIRDLILGRDPEAGEKLTETRYTQPALFVVEYALAVLWQSAGVRPAAMIGHSIGEYVAATVAGVLSLPDALRVVAARGRLMQSVAPGSMLAVPLDESVVAERLPEGVTVATVNGPGTCVVAGPSDAVAAFAQTLDVKAKALRTSHAFHSPMMEPILAEFTALMGTVTLRPPTVPFLSNVTGDWITDEQATDPAYWAAHLRRPVRFGACVATLLAEGTWSLLECGPGRQLANLARMQVAKASEAQRALVPLGSLPGPGEPTGDLATLLGTAAALWCAGVPVRLGADPDARRVPLPTYPFERRRYWVDPDPQEQVAAAPVETGPRPLPEWFAVPVWRQAAADPAAAPLGRCLVLVDGPRGDALVAALRAAGAEPTVVRPGDGFAAVDGGYRLRPGVREDHDALVAALGADLPDRLVHALALDGAPAGTDLAAARAAQDRGFFSALHLVQALAGAGLTAEERTLTLDLVTSGIGDVTGADLLRPEHATLAGLARVLPAELPGLAVRLLDADPAGSDVDPVVAELRRPVDPRRAELALRGRRRWVTDYEQVTVDAEAGPGPLREGGRYVVTGGLGGIGVTLAEDFARRVRAKLVLLARSGLPPREEWDQHLAVHGGADRAGRAIAAIRRMEAAGASVLVLAADVTDPADLRRVRQAAEERFGGIDGIVHAAGLPGGGMAEVKERAEAERVLAPKLTGTLALAQVFGDLPMDFVALCSSITSVIGGFGQVDYCAANAFLDAYARSGAGFRAPVVAQNWGGWAEVGMAVETDSPAGFRAAGRDTVTSAVEHPVLTTKVVGADGTVLHGLVSADTHWLLDEHRIGGVPVVPGTAHLESVRAAVVAALPAPAADAAVELRDVVFLEPFSVPDGTVAQYRVELTPTDEGVDFTVRSLAAGTTRTHVRGAAGWTTEPAPPARVPAVTGRRVDDDASFGRGRTSMLTFGPRWHALAEHHLGEGEELAHVVAPAEVAADLPAWGLHPALLDVATAFGRGQGEGTYLPLSYGRIVVRGPLPAQFHSHLRHRTGASVEVVAADLSLTDAQGRELVAIGDFVLRRVDQGAVTGGLAAAGAGEPSTPAGDAVTEDIRPVDGAEAFRRSLSAGLGAQVVISTRTVEDVRHRSSRVSTSDLESDGESAVAVPTAAAAGSAAPRTELESTIAAVWRDGLGVAEVGVDDDFFALGGNSLVAVQLIAAMRKATGVRLPMRSLFETPTVAGLAARIEELRAAAPADAPAAPATVAAIPRLPRA from the coding sequence ATGAGCAACCCGACCGATACCGACCTGCCGGCCGACGACGGCATCGAGCCCATCGCCATCGTCGGGCTGGCCGCCCGCCTGCCCGGCGCGGCGGACGTGAACGAGTTCTGGCGCAACCTGGTCGACGGGGTCGAGTCGGTCACCGAACTGACCCGGGAGGAGCAGCTGGCCCGCGGCGCCACCGCCGAGGAGGTCGACGACCCGGGCTGGGTCAACCGGGCCCCGCTCGTCGACGGGTACGACGAGTTCGACGCGGGCCTGTTCGGGATGACCGCCCGGGAAGCGGAGATCACCGACCCGCAGCACCGGCTGTTCCTGGAGAGCTGCTACACCGCCCTGCAGGACGCCGGCTACGACCCGGCCCGCTACGACGGCGCGGTCGGCGTGTACGCCGGCACCGGCGGCAACACCTACCTGCACCGGTACGTGCTGCGCAACAAGCGCGTCGGCGGTGGCCCGCACAGTGCGGTCTCCATCGCCAGCGGCAACTCGCCGAACTACGTCGCCACCAACGTGTCGTACCGGCTGGACCTGCGCGGGCCGAGCCTGACCGTGCACACCGCCTGTTCCACCTCGCTCGTCGCGTTCCACCTCGCCTGTGAGGCGCTGCGCAACGGCGAGTGCGACATGGCCCTCGCCGGTGGCGTCAACATCGAGCTGCCGCACGTCGGCTACCTGGGCATGGACGGCTTCACCTCGCCCGACGGCCGGTGCCGCCCGTTCGACGCCGCCGCCAACGGCACGGTCTGGGGCAGCGGCGTGGGCGTCACCCTGCTCAAGCGCCTCTCCGACGCGATCGCCGACGGCGACGCGATCCGCGCCGTGGTGCTCGGCAACGCCATCAACAACGACGGCGCCGGGAAGGTCGGCTTCACCGCCCCCAGCGTCGACGGGCAGGTGGAGGCGATCGCCCAGGCGGTCGGCATGGCCGGGATCGACCCGCGCACCATCAGCTACGTCGAGGCGCACGGCACCGGCACCGCGATGGGCGACCCGATCGAGGTCACCGCGCTGTCCACCGTCTACACCAAGGACACCGACGACCGGGGCTGGTGCGGCATCGGCTCGGTCAAGTCGAACATCGGCCACCTCAGCCAGCCCTCCGGCATCGTCAGCGTGATCAAGACGGTGCTGGCGATGGAACACGGCCTGATCCCGCCGACCATCAACTACGAGACCGCGAACCCGGCGATCGACTTCGCCGACACCCCGTTCTACGTGGCGAACACCCTGACCAAGTGGGACACCGACGGCACGCCCCGCCGCGCCGGGGTCAGCTCGTTCGGCATCGGCGGCACCAACGCCCACGTGGTGCTCGAGGAGGCGCCGGCGGCGTACCGGGAGCGGCGGGTCCGTCCGGCGCACCTGCTGCCCGTCTCGGCGCGGACCGCCGGCGCGCTGGAGACCGCGGTGCGGCGGCTCGCCGAGCACCTGGAGTCCGCCACCGACCGGGGGCCGGAGTACCTCGCGGACGTCGCGCACACCCTGCGCGTCGGCCGCCGGCAGTACCCGCACCGGGTCGCCGTGGTCGCCACCGACCTGGCCGACGCGGTCGCCGCGCTGCGCACGAAGCGTCGCCGGCAGGCCGGCGTGGTCGAGGGCACGGCGCCCCGGCCGGCCTTCCTCTTCTCCGGCCAGGGCTCGCAGTACGCCGGCATGGGCGCGCAGCTCTACGCCGAGGAGCCGGACTTCGCCGCCGCCGTGGACGAGTGCGCGCAGCTGCTCCGCCCTGAGCTGGGCCTGGACATCCGCGACCTGATCCTCGGCCGCGACCCGGAGGCCGGCGAGAAGCTCACCGAGACCCGCTACACCCAGCCCGCCCTCTTCGTCGTCGAGTACGCCCTGGCCGTGCTCTGGCAGTCCGCCGGCGTGCGGCCGGCCGCGATGATCGGCCACTCGATCGGCGAGTACGTCGCCGCGACCGTGGCCGGGGTGCTGAGCCTGCCGGACGCCCTGCGGGTGGTCGCCGCCCGGGGCCGGCTGATGCAGTCCGTCGCGCCGGGGTCGATGCTCGCCGTGCCGCTGGACGAGTCGGTGGTCGCCGAGCGGCTGCCCGAGGGGGTCACGGTCGCCACCGTCAACGGCCCGGGCACCTGCGTCGTGGCGGGCCCGAGCGACGCGGTCGCCGCGTTCGCGCAGACGCTGGACGTCAAGGCCAAGGCGCTGCGCACCTCGCACGCCTTCCACTCGCCGATGATGGAGCCGATCCTGGCCGAGTTCACCGCCCTGATGGGCACGGTGACGCTGCGGCCGCCGACGGTGCCGTTCCTGTCCAACGTGACCGGTGACTGGATCACCGACGAGCAGGCCACCGACCCGGCGTACTGGGCGGCGCACCTGCGCCGACCGGTGCGCTTCGGCGCCTGCGTGGCGACCCTGCTCGCCGAGGGCACCTGGTCGCTGCTGGAGTGCGGCCCGGGCCGGCAGCTGGCGAACCTGGCCCGGATGCAGGTGGCCAAGGCGTCCGAGGCGCAGCGGGCGCTCGTCCCGCTGGGCAGCCTACCCGGCCCGGGCGAGCCCACCGGTGACCTCGCCACCCTGCTCGGCACGGCCGCGGCGCTCTGGTGCGCCGGCGTCCCGGTGCGGCTGGGCGCCGACCCGGACGCCCGGCGGGTGCCGCTGCCGACGTACCCGTTCGAGCGTCGCCGCTACTGGGTGGACCCGGACCCGCAGGAGCAGGTGGCCGCGGCGCCGGTGGAGACCGGCCCGCGTCCGCTGCCGGAGTGGTTCGCGGTGCCGGTCTGGCGGCAGGCCGCCGCCGACCCGGCGGCCGCGCCGCTGGGCCGCTGCCTGGTCCTCGTCGACGGTCCGCGCGGCGACGCGCTGGTCGCGGCGCTGCGGGCCGCCGGCGCCGAGCCGACCGTGGTACGCCCCGGCGACGGTTTCGCCGCCGTCGACGGCGGCTACCGGCTGCGCCCCGGCGTCCGGGAGGACCACGACGCGTTGGTGGCCGCCCTCGGCGCCGACCTGCCGGACCGGCTGGTGCACGCCCTCGCCCTGGACGGCGCGCCGGCCGGCACCGACCTCGCGGCCGCCCGGGCCGCCCAGGACCGGGGCTTCTTCAGCGCCCTGCACCTGGTGCAGGCGCTCGCCGGCGCCGGGCTGACCGCCGAGGAGCGCACCCTCACCCTCGACCTGGTCACCTCCGGCATCGGCGACGTCACCGGCGCCGACCTGCTCCGGCCGGAGCACGCCACCCTCGCCGGCCTGGCCCGGGTGCTCCCGGCCGAACTGCCCGGGCTCGCCGTCCGGCTGCTCGACGCGGACCCGGCCGGCTCCGACGTGGACCCGGTGGTGGCCGAGCTGCGCCGCCCGGTCGACCCGCGGCGGGCCGAGCTGGCGTTGCGCGGGCGGCGTCGCTGGGTGACCGACTACGAGCAGGTGACCGTGGACGCCGAGGCCGGGCCGGGCCCGCTGCGCGAGGGCGGCCGGTACGTCGTCACCGGTGGCCTCGGCGGCATCGGCGTCACCCTCGCCGAGGACTTCGCCCGCCGGGTGCGGGCGAAGCTGGTGCTGCTGGCCCGCTCCGGCCTGCCGCCGCGCGAGGAGTGGGACCAGCACCTCGCCGTGCACGGCGGCGCCGACCGGGCCGGCCGGGCGATCGCGGCGATCCGCCGGATGGAGGCCGCCGGCGCCTCGGTGCTGGTCCTCGCCGCCGACGTCACCGACCCGGCCGACCTGCGCCGGGTTCGGCAGGCCGCCGAGGAGCGGTTCGGCGGCATCGACGGCATCGTGCACGCCGCGGGCCTGCCCGGTGGCGGCATGGCCGAGGTGAAGGAGCGGGCCGAGGCGGAGCGGGTGCTCGCCCCGAAGCTCACCGGCACCCTCGCCCTGGCCCAGGTCTTCGGTGACCTGCCGATGGACTTCGTCGCGCTCTGCTCCTCGATCACCTCGGTGATCGGCGGGTTCGGCCAGGTCGACTACTGCGCGGCCAACGCCTTCCTCGACGCGTACGCCCGCTCCGGGGCGGGCTTCCGGGCCCCGGTGGTGGCGCAGAACTGGGGCGGCTGGGCCGAGGTCGGGATGGCCGTGGAGACCGACTCGCCGGCCGGTTTCCGGGCCGCCGGTCGGGACACCGTGACCAGCGCGGTGGAGCACCCGGTGCTCACCACCAAGGTCGTCGGCGCGGACGGCACCGTCCTGCACGGACTGGTCTCCGCCGACACCCACTGGCTGCTCGACGAGCACCGCATCGGCGGGGTGCCGGTGGTGCCCGGCACCGCCCACCTGGAGTCGGTGCGCGCCGCGGTGGTCGCCGCGCTGCCCGCCCCGGCCGCCGACGCGGCGGTCGAGCTGCGCGACGTGGTCTTCCTGGAGCCGTTCTCGGTGCCGGACGGGACCGTCGCCCAGTACCGGGTCGAGCTGACCCCCACCGACGAGGGGGTCGACTTCACGGTGCGCAGCCTCGCCGCGGGCACGACGCGCACCCACGTGCGCGGCGCGGCCGGCTGGACCACCGAGCCCGCCCCGCCGGCCCGGGTGCCGGCGGTCACCGGCCGCCGGGTCGACGACGACGCGTCGTTCGGCCGGGGCCGCACCAGCATGCTCACCTTCGGTCCACGGTGGCACGCGCTGGCCGAGCACCACCTGGGCGAGGGGGAGGAGCTGGCGCACGTCGTCGCCCCCGCCGAGGTGGCCGCCGACCTGCCCGCCTGGGGGCTGCACCCGGCGCTGCTGGACGTGGCCACCGCGTTCGGCCGTGGCCAGGGCGAGGGCACCTACCTGCCGCTGTCGTACGGGCGGATCGTGGTGCGCGGGCCGCTGCCGGCGCAGTTCCACAGCCACCTGCGGCACCGGACCGGGGCGAGCGTCGAGGTGGTCGCCGCCGACCTGTCGTTGACCGACGCGCAGGGCCGCGAACTCGTCGCGATCGGCGACTTCGTGCTGCGCCGGGTCGACCAGGGTGCGGTGACCGGGGGACTGGCCGCCGCCGGCGCCGGCGAGCCGAGCACCCCGGCCGGTGACGCGGTGACCGAGGACATCCGCCCGGTCGACGGGGCCGAGGCGTTCCGGCGCAGCCTGAGCGCCGGTCTCGGCGCCCAGGTGGTCATCTCCACCCGCACCGTCGAGGACGTCCGGCACCGGTCGTCGCGGGTGAGCACCAGCGACCTGGAGTCCGACGGCGAGTCGGCCGTGGCCGTCCCGACGGCCGCCGCGGCCGGTTCCGCCGCGCCGCGCACCGAGCTGGAGAGCACCATCGCCGCGGTCTGGCGGGACGGCCTGGGCGTGGCCGAGGTCGGCGTCGACGACGACTTCTTCGCCCTCGGCGGCAACTCCCTGGTCGCGGTGCAGCTGATCGCCGCGATGCGCAAGGCGACCGGGGTGCGGCTGCCGATGCGCAGTCTCTTCGAGACCCCGACCGTGGCCGGGCTGGCCGCCCGGATCGAGGAGCTGCGCGCCGCCGCCCCCGCCGACGCCCCGGCCGCCCCAGCCACCGTTGCCGCCATCCCGCGGCTGCCCCGCGCCTGA
- a CDS encoding MbtH family protein translates to MAEPRFLVVRNDEEQYSIWSADRELPAGWHDAGFAGSREECLAHVEVVWTDMRPRSVREVSS, encoded by the coding sequence ATGGCCGAGCCCCGATTCCTGGTCGTGCGCAACGACGAGGAGCAGTACTCGATCTGGTCGGCCGACCGTGAGCTGCCCGCCGGCTGGCACGACGCCGGCTTCGCCGGCTCCCGCGAGGAGTGCCTGGCCCACGTCGAGGTGGTCTGGACCGACATGCGCCCCCGCTCGGTACGGGAGGTCTCGTCGTGA
- a CDS encoding TauD/TfdA family dioxygenase, which yields MSDTIATLPVVVESDGTPLTELIGRRRAELRATLTEHGGLLFRGFDVGGVDGFDAVVRAFSGEPLTYTERSSPRHAIKGRVYTSTDYPPDEEIFLHNENSYQASWPLTLFFYCITPPDTLGATPLADVRRVYEAIDPDVREEFVRRRWMLVRNFHADFGTRWQDVFGTADRAEVQAYAARNRIELEWVGADGLRTRAVRDVVHLRPGSDTPRWFNHATFFHVSTLPKDYQEGLLAMFGPDGLPSNTYYGDGGEIPADVLDHLRAAYRAASVRFDYHRDDVLVVDNMTAAHAREPFTGPRKIAVAMAEPHTPESAGDN from the coding sequence ATGAGCGACACGATCGCCACGCTGCCGGTGGTCGTCGAGAGCGACGGCACACCGCTGACCGAGCTGATCGGCCGGCGCCGCGCGGAGCTGCGCGCCACCCTCACCGAGCACGGCGGGCTGCTGTTCCGCGGCTTCGACGTCGGCGGGGTGGACGGCTTCGACGCGGTCGTCCGGGCGTTCTCCGGCGAGCCGCTGACCTACACCGAGCGGTCCTCACCCCGGCACGCCATCAAGGGCCGGGTCTACACCTCGACCGACTACCCACCGGACGAGGAGATCTTCCTGCACAACGAGAACTCGTACCAGGCGTCCTGGCCGCTGACGCTGTTCTTCTACTGCATCACCCCGCCGGACACCCTCGGCGCGACCCCGCTGGCCGACGTCCGCCGGGTGTACGAGGCGATCGACCCGGACGTGCGGGAGGAGTTCGTCCGGCGGCGCTGGATGCTGGTGCGCAACTTCCACGCCGACTTCGGCACCCGTTGGCAGGACGTCTTCGGCACCGCCGACCGGGCCGAGGTCCAGGCGTACGCGGCGCGCAACCGGATCGAGCTGGAGTGGGTCGGCGCCGACGGCCTGCGTACCCGGGCGGTCCGTGACGTGGTGCACCTGCGGCCCGGCTCGGACACCCCGCGCTGGTTCAACCACGCCACCTTCTTCCACGTGAGCACCCTGCCGAAGGACTACCAGGAGGGGCTGCTCGCCATGTTCGGCCCCGACGGGCTGCCCTCGAACACCTACTACGGCGACGGCGGCGAGATCCCCGCCGACGTGCTGGACCACCTGCGGGCCGCGTACCGGGCGGCCAGCGTCCGCTTCGACTACCACCGCGACGACGTGCTGGTGGTCGACAACATGACCGCCGCGCACGCGCGGGAGCCGTTCACCGGCCCCCGCAAGATCGCCGTCGCGATGGCCGAACCGCACACCCCCGAGAGCGCTGGAGACAACTGA